Genomic DNA from Desulfonema ishimotonii:
GAGCAGGACTGGAGCATGGACAGCAGGGCGGCCTCGCCTTTTGCGCCCGCGCCATATCCTGTGGAAACCGGCAGGCCGATCACGGGCACATCCAGAAGGCCGGAAACCACCGTCGGCAGGGTTCCCTCCCGCCCGGCCGCCACAACAACCGCGTCCGGCTTTTTCTCCTTCAGCCGGTGCATCTCGCCGATCAGCCGGTGCAGGCCTGCCACACCCACGTCATAGATAGCAAGGGTTTCACACCCCATTTCGGCGGCCACCAGCCGGGCCTCTTCGGCAACGTCAATATCCGCCGTTCCCGCCGTCATGATGGCGACCACACCACCCGTCCGGGGGGCGGGCGTCCCGTCATGAACAACCGCCGCTGTGGAGTGCAGGCTCCATTCCAGCGCTTCCGACCTGAAACGGGCGGAAAGCGCGTCCCTGTGCGGGTCCGAAAGCCGGGTAATCAGCACCCGGCCCGTGGCGGCAATCTGGGTTTCCGCTATTTTCACCACATCCTCCGGGGCCTTGCCCTCTGCAAGAATTGCCTCCATGATGCCGGTGCGGTGTTTGCGAAAAATATCTATTTTGGCGATGTCCGAAACCGACACATACCCGGCAGAGCGTATCTGCGCCTCTGCGGTGTCCAGATCGGTTTCATTGTTTCTGACCCTGTTCAGTATGTTTTTCAAATCCATTTTTGTTTCTGCCTGTCTGTTGTTGCTGCAAAGCGTTCTGAATACCCTTTTTCCATAACAGCCGGTTACTCACTCCCGCGCAGGAACGGGCAATTCCGACGTTCCGGCGTCGCGTAACAGGACGCAGAGTATCGGAACGATGTGTGATAGCTTTGCATATGCACATTTCTGACCGGTGTAAACGGTTTCTGCAATTTTTTTTCGGATATTGCCAGAGGGAATGGAAAAAATATTGAAGATTCTTGCGGAAATCCTGACGGATGTTGCTGCGAATTTATCAACACCAAACTGACGGGAAGCGGTTTTGCCGCCCGGTTTTCGGATGGGTATCCCATTCGCCGTCAGGAGCCACATTAACACTTTGATTTTAAAGTATAATTTACGTTATAAATTAATGTGTGTCAGAGGTCATTTTTCGGCTGACAGAAGGGGCGGGAAGTGCTATGAAGCGTTGCTTTTTCACATCGGTCGCTCGGCAGGCTGGCAAATATCCATCGCCTGCGCTCTGAATGATACGGAACGCCAGCGCTTCCACCGACCGGCAAAAAAAGCATCCGGCAGTCAGTTGCAGGCCCGTATTCCGGGGCTGTAAAAAACGGAGACAGATGCTGCCGGCTATTTATCCTGTCAGGAACAGAGGGCTGTGTACAGGAAAATCCGTATATACGGCTCTTCCGGGGCTTGGGACTGGTAACAGCCCCCGGCTGCTCAACACACTTTATCATGATATTTTTATCAGCGGGGAGTGACTTGTGGCCAAAAACGTAAAATCTCAGAAAACCAAATGGAAAGAATCATTAGGGCCGGTTGAAGATCTTGAAAGTTATGTCAGGGCCGACTGGTGGCGAAATATTTTCAATGCAAATTACCTGAGAACAGACGGTGATGTTGTAGAGGATGAAACGATTACCCGGTCTGAGGTGGACACCTTCATCGGGGTATTAGCGCCCTCTGAAGAC
This window encodes:
- the larB gene encoding nickel pincer cofactor biosynthesis protein LarB, translated to MDLKNILNRVRNNETDLDTAEAQIRSAGYVSVSDIAKIDIFRKHRTGIMEAILAEGKAPEDVVKIAETQIAATGRVLITRLSDPHRDALSARFRSEALEWSLHSTAAVVHDGTPAPRTGGVVAIMTAGTADIDVAEEARLVAAEMGCETLAIYDVGVAGLHRLIGEMHRLKEKKPDAVVVAAGREGTLPTVVSGLLDVPVIGLPVSTGYGAGAKGEAALLSMLQSCSVISVVNIDAGFVAGAFAARIANTVAAARDKK